In one window of Leifsonia sp. NPDC080035 DNA:
- a CDS encoding NAD(P)H-dependent oxidoreductase, whose product MTRIAIIIGSTRPGRNGESVARWVLEHAQQRDGVEYELVDLADWNLPHLDEPMPAAAGQYANDHTKAWAAKIAEFDGYLFVTPEYNHSTSGALKNAIDFVGAEWYNKAAGFVSYGVFGGARAVEHLRLVLSQLQVATVSAFVGLSLAHDFENWQLKPGADKVAGLTPLFDQLESWSAALATVRQGEQEEDAAA is encoded by the coding sequence CCAGGATCGCGATCATCATCGGCAGCACGCGCCCGGGCCGCAACGGTGAGTCCGTCGCCCGCTGGGTTCTCGAGCACGCGCAGCAGCGGGACGGCGTCGAGTACGAGCTCGTCGACCTCGCCGACTGGAACCTGCCCCACCTCGACGAGCCGATGCCCGCCGCGGCCGGCCAGTACGCGAACGACCACACCAAGGCGTGGGCGGCGAAGATCGCCGAGTTCGACGGGTATCTGTTCGTCACCCCGGAGTACAACCACAGCACCTCGGGCGCGCTCAAGAACGCGATCGATTTCGTCGGGGCCGAGTGGTACAACAAGGCGGCCGGCTTCGTAAGCTACGGCGTCTTCGGCGGCGCCCGCGCCGTCGAGCACCTGCGCCTCGTGCTCTCGCAGCTGCAGGTCGCGACCGTGAGCGCCTTCGTCGGTCTCAGCCTCGCGCACGACTTCGAGAACTGGCAGCTGAAGCCGGGCGCGGACAAGGTCGCCGGCCTCACCCCGCTCTTCGACCAGCTCGAGTCGTGGTCCGCCGCCCTCGCCACCGTGCGTCAGGGCGAGCAGGAGGAGGACGCGGCCGCCTGA